In the Oryza glaberrima chromosome 6, OglaRS2, whole genome shotgun sequence genome, one interval contains:
- the LOC127777249 gene encoding uncharacterized protein LOC127777249 — MIHQRDGDHPMEESTTMARRLWHVVRAVLFMLRKGMSKRKLAMDLHLLLHRGKIAGNKALGKIMNTTTATASHGHGHAADAASTAAGEAAAAAPFSCGRALDPALAVYDPRGAGLEVEFSCSNTPSYPSSFHLIPTKRRRRNNNGSNGRRRGGGGRGANGGEPGWYNYDAADIARVFEILNSSDQLLGDGGAAVAATPSPALWRTSFGGRSPAPVRQLRITDSPFPIRDDGGEDAGAGLVDLEAEEFINKFYEQLRTQQQSLATATPDYYAGYSRPVTGVAY, encoded by the coding sequence ATGATCCATCAAAGAGACGGCGATCATCCAATGGAGGAgtcgacgacgatggcgcggcggctgTGGCACGTGGTGCGCGCCGTGCTGTTCATGCTGCGCAAGGGCATGTCCAAGCGGAAGCTCGCCATggacctccacctcctcctccaccgcggcaAGATCGCCGGCAACAAGGCCCTCGGCAAGATCAtgaacaccaccaccgccaccgcctcccacggccacggccacgccgctgacgccgcctccacggcggcgggggaggcggcggcggcggcgccgttctcGTGCGGCCGCGCGCTCGACCCGGCGCTCGCCGTCTACGACCCGCGCGGCGCCGGCCTAGAGGTGGAGTTCAGCTGCAGCAACACCCCCTCCTACCCGTCGTCGTTCCATCTCATCCCcaccaagcgccgccgccgcaacaaCAACGGCAgcaacggccgccgccgcggcggcggcgggcgcggcgcgaacggcggcgagcCCGGGTGGTACAACTACGACGCGGCGGACATCGCCCGCGTCTTCGAGATCCTCAACAGCAGCGACCAGCTcctgggcgacggcggcgccgccgtggccgcgacgccgtcgccggcgctgtGGCGCACCAGCTTCGGCGGCCGCAGCCCGGCGCCGGTGAGGCAGCTCCGGATCACCGACTCGCCGTTCCCGATcagggacgacggcggcgaggacgccgggGCCGGGCTGGTGGACCTGGAGGCGGAGGAGTTCATCAACAAGTTCTACGAGCAGCTGCGCACGCAGCAGCAgagcctcgccaccgccacgccggaCTACTACGCCGGCTACTCTCGGCCGGTCACCGGCGTCGCCTACTAG